The following are from one region of the Pseudazoarcus pumilus genome:
- a CDS encoding sensor histidine kinase, whose product MLEQTLSARTTQRRMVEAGGCVLALAAAALLALTLLGVGNGVPSAFLPTLAACALAGLSLLLLARNRQRVEALQASRAELERAQAVAHVGSWRITEPRGVIEWSAETYRIFGIAPGTPIDYAAFLACVHADDRERVRQAWTRALAGDGYDLAHRIVREGSVRWVHERAQFEFDHNGALRCATGTVQDITERQAADAELCHSRQRLRALAAHHQRQMEEERANVAREIHDELGQYLTTLRMDAAMLRNALVDSDPRHAERLTDMKGLIDEAIRAVRRVSGALRPTALDLGLEPALEWLVEDLERRSDIACRLSLPPAGLPAIDERHALPVFRIVQEALTNVVRHAQASQVSIELAAHDDALHVRVSDDGIGFDPMRGGTEGHFGVLGMHERATIQGGSITWSTPPGGGTVLDLRVPNAAPAPHAAPACDECAVLRRMGAH is encoded by the coding sequence ATGCTCGAGCAGACATTGTCCGCCCGCACGACGCAGCGTCGCATGGTCGAGGCCGGCGGCTGCGTGCTCGCGCTGGCCGCAGCGGCGCTGCTCGCGCTCACGCTGCTCGGCGTCGGCAACGGCGTCCCGTCAGCCTTCCTCCCCACGCTCGCCGCGTGCGCGCTGGCCGGACTGAGCCTGTTGCTGCTGGCGCGCAACCGCCAGCGTGTCGAGGCATTGCAGGCCTCGCGCGCGGAACTGGAGCGCGCCCAGGCCGTGGCCCACGTGGGCAGCTGGCGCATCACCGAACCGCGCGGCGTGATCGAATGGAGTGCCGAGACCTACCGCATCTTCGGCATCGCACCGGGCACGCCGATCGACTACGCCGCCTTTCTCGCCTGCGTGCATGCGGACGATCGCGAACGCGTGCGCCAGGCCTGGACACGTGCGCTCGCTGGCGACGGCTACGACCTCGCGCATCGCATCGTGCGCGAAGGCTCGGTGCGCTGGGTACATGAACGCGCGCAGTTCGAGTTTGACCACAACGGCGCCTTGCGCTGCGCCACCGGCACGGTGCAGGACATCACCGAGCGCCAGGCCGCCGACGCTGAGTTGTGCCATTCGCGCCAGCGCCTGCGCGCACTGGCGGCCCATCACCAGCGCCAGATGGAGGAGGAACGCGCCAATGTCGCCCGCGAGATCCACGACGAACTGGGCCAATACCTGACCACGCTGCGCATGGACGCGGCCATGCTGCGCAACGCGCTGGTCGACTCCGATCCGCGGCACGCCGAGCGGCTGACCGACATGAAGGGTCTGATCGACGAGGCCATTCGCGCCGTCCGTCGTGTTTCGGGCGCGCTACGCCCAACCGCGCTCGATCTGGGACTGGAGCCGGCCCTCGAATGGCTGGTAGAAGACCTCGAGCGCCGCAGCGACATCGCGTGCCGGCTGTCGCTGCCGCCGGCAGGACTGCCCGCCATCGACGAACGTCACGCTCTTCCGGTGTTCCGTATCGTGCAAGAGGCGCTGACCAACGTCGTGCGCCACGCGCAAGCCTCGCAGGTCAGCATCGAATTGGCCGCGCACGACGACGCGCTGCATGTACGGGTAAGCGACGACGGTATCGGCTTCGACCCGATGCGAGGCGGCACGGAGGGTCATTTCGGCGTACTCGGCATGCACGAACGGGCGACCATCCAGGGTGGCAGCATCACCTGGTCCACCCCGCCTGGCGGCGGTACGGTGCTGGATCTGCGCGTTCCCAATGCGGCGCCCGCGCCGCATGCGGCACCGGCCTGCGACGAATGCGCCGTGCTGCGCCGCATGGGTGCTCACTGA
- a CDS encoding response regulator: MPSATRILLADDHRVVLKGVRQVLALADDIEVVGECLDGWQALARVRDTPADVLVSDVGMPGPHGVELVRRVREAQPRLPVLMFTMHADKQLATRLLRAGAAGYLTKDCEPEELIAAVRRTARGQRYVDPEISARMLLEAADGAPPHARLSNRELEVLTLLARGRTVTGIAQELRLSVKTVSTHKARLMQKLQIESGAELVRYALQHQIVGWNTP, translated from the coding sequence ATGCCGAGCGCGACGCGCATACTGCTCGCCGACGATCACCGAGTCGTGCTCAAGGGTGTGCGCCAGGTGCTGGCGCTGGCCGACGACATCGAGGTGGTTGGCGAATGTCTGGACGGCTGGCAGGCGCTTGCCAGGGTGCGCGACACGCCCGCCGATGTGCTCGTAAGCGATGTCGGCATGCCCGGTCCGCACGGCGTCGAGCTGGTGCGCCGCGTGCGCGAAGCCCAGCCGCGCCTGCCGGTGCTGATGTTCACAATGCACGCCGACAAACAGCTCGCCACGCGCTTGCTGCGCGCCGGTGCCGCCGGCTATCTGACGAAGGACTGCGAGCCTGAAGAGTTGATCGCGGCCGTGCGCCGCACCGCACGAGGCCAGCGCTACGTGGATCCCGAGATCTCCGCCCGCATGCTGCTCGAAGCTGCGGACGGCGCCCCTCCCCATGCGCGCCTGTCGAACCGCGAACTGGAAGTCCTGACGCTGCTCGCGCGCGGCAGGACCGTCACCGGCATCGCGCAAGAACTGCGCCTGTCGGTCAAGACGGTGAGTACCCACAAGGCGCGCCTGATGCAGAAGCTGCAGATCGAGTCCGGCGCGGAACTGGTGCGCTACGCGCTCCAGCACCAGATCGTCGGCTGGAACACCCCGTAG